In Astatotilapia calliptera chromosome 16, fAstCal1.2, whole genome shotgun sequence, one genomic interval encodes:
- the LOC113008258 gene encoding serine/threonine-protein kinase pim-1-like — protein sequence MKRETRKVTTEADKKDPGDQNCKSRMAKRKASPEKTTPIKRRRASEQAGPSTSSDAHVVRGVKRKVQQDEAGTANTAKKRKLLDHVSGDKGQASSWLDTGKDCSIEISESCSKNKKAGKRKAAGDTRDPPKKKKVDQDKTKTVAKKSVAEQKRDFQARYVEEHRLGEGGCGAVFAGYRIKDHLPVAIKHIPKGNVYCKVKDDNGKNVSVEVAIMLKLAAEADGSVETSAPVSLLEWFDFGRELILVMERPVPAVDLDKYIEENGGFLPEDKAKVILKQLVDAAKHLEDKHIFHRDIKSENILIETGSDVPRVRIIDFGLSCFVKEQSQYRVFYGTEIYSPPEWYGRSCYRCGPTTVWQMGVVLYEALHAGDFNTTSFLKKRLKFKRHLSKNCRDFLDACLTKVPETRPTLEELQHHTWLR from the exons ATGAAAAGGGAAACAAGAAAAGTTACGACTGAGGCAGATAAGAAAGATCCAGGAGAtcaaa atTGTAAGAGCAGGATGGCTAAAAGAAAGGCCAGTCCTGAAAAAACGACCCCCATAAAAAGAAGGAGGGCCTCTGAGCAGGCTGGTCCTTCCACCAGCTCAGATGCTCATGTGGTCAGGGGAGTCAAGCGAAAGGTCCAACAAGATGAAGCGGGGACAGCCAACACAGCAAAGAAGCGTAAACTTCTTGACCATGTGAGCGGTGACAAGGGGCAGGCATCTTCCTGGTTGGACACTGGTAAAG ACTGCAGCATAGAGATTTCAGAgagctgcagtaaaaacaaaaaggctgGCAAAAGGAAAGCTGCGGGAGACACCAGGGACCCacctaagaaaaagaaagtggacCAGGACAAAACCAAAACTGTTGCCAAAAAGTCAGTGGCTGAACAGAAAC gTGACTTTCAAGCGAGATACGTGGAGGAGCACCGGCTTGGAGAAGGAGGATGCGGAGCAGTATTTGCTGGCTACCGCATAAAGGATCATTTACCA GTGGCCATCAAACACATCCCAAAGGGGAACGTGTACTGCAAAGTGAAG GATGATAACGGGAAGAATGTGTCAGTGGAAGTTGCCATCATGCTGAAGCTTGCAGCTGAAGCAGATGGATCAGTGGAAACATCAGCCCCAGTGTCTCTGTTGGAGTGGTTTGACTTTGGCAGAGAGCTGATCCTGGTGATGGAGAGACCTGTCCCCGCTGTGGACCTGGATAAATATATAGAAGAAAATGGAGGATTTTTGCCAGAGGACAAGGCCAAG GTCATTCTGAAGCAGCTGGTTGATGCTGCGAAGCACCTGGAGGATAAACACATCTTTCACCGGGACATCAAGAGTGAGAACATTCTAATTGAGACCGGCTCAGATGTACCGCGTGTTCGTATCATCGACTTTGGACTGAGCTGCTTTGTTAAGGAGCAGTCGCAGTACCGCGTCTTCTATG GTACAGAAATTTACTCCCCTCCCGAGTGGTACGGGCGCAGTTGCTACAGGTGTGGACCCACCACGGTATGGCAAATGGGAGTGGTTCTGTACGAAGCGCTTCATGCGGGGGACTTTAACACCACGAGCTTCCTCAAAAAGCGCCTGAAATTCAAAAGACATCTGTCCAAAA ACTGCCGGGATTTCTTGGACGCGTGTTTAACCAAAGTCCCGGAGACGCGGCCAACGCTGGAGGAGCTACAGCATCACACGTGGCTGAGATAa